In Amaranthus tricolor cultivar Red isolate AtriRed21 chromosome 3, ASM2621246v1, whole genome shotgun sequence, a single window of DNA contains:
- the LOC130808042 gene encoding LRR receptor-like serine/threonine-protein kinase RGI2, with amino-acid sequence MSELRGLSLSFNYFSGTISPEFSKLQKLQVLDLSKNYLHGEIPNSFSLLTNLIGLDLSNNQLHGEIPNFFSLFTNLDYLDLSNNQLHGEIPNSFSLLINLTYLSICQNNLQGFIPEFIGDLSKLLELQLSGNKFTGNIPHKLGTNGLLGYLDVSSNKLSGPIPESLGSCKLLGFLDLSHNQLTGQLPVNIGKLTSLRFLLVANNNLIGKITPKITGYNVTNFKNSSICNLVDLEILDLSYNKFNGEVPHCLGNTSTQLSVLNSNQIISRASFHQHYFLLVIP; translated from the exons ATGTCGGAGCTTCGGGGCCTTTCCCTTAGCTTTAACTACTTTTCTGGTACAATATCACCCGAGTTTAGTAAACTTCAAAAGCTTCAAGTTTTGgatttatcaaaaaattatttacatggtgagataccaaattctttttctcttcttacaaatttgattggtttggatttatcaaataatcaattacatggtgagataccaaattttttttctctttttacaaatttggattatttggatttatcaaataatcaattacatggtgagataccaaattctttttctcttcttataaACTTGACGTACTTAAGTATTTGTCAAAACAACTTACAAGGTTTCATACCAGAGTTTATTGGAGATTTATCTAAGTTATTAGAACTTCAACTTTCGGGAAATAAATTTACAGGAAATATTCCACATAAGTTGGGGACGAATGGGTTATTGGGATACCTAGATGTTTCTTCAAATAAGCTTAGTGGTCCAATCCCTGAGAGTTTAGGGAGTTGTAAGTTACTAGGTTTTCTAGATTTGTCACATAATCAACTCACGGGTCAGTTACCTGTCAACATTGGAAAGCTAACGAGTCTTCGTTTTTTGTTGGTTGCCAACAATAACTTGATTGGAAAAATCACACCAAAGATTACAG GATACAATGTCACGAATTTTAAAAACTCTTCTATTTGCAACTTAGTTGATCTTGAAATCCTTGATTTATCATATAACAAGTTTAATGGAGAGGTTCCTCATTGCTTGGGCAATACTAGTACTCAATTATCTGTATTGAACtccaatcaaataatttcaagGGCGTCATTCCATCAGCATTATTTTCTACTTGTGATTCCTTAG
- the LOC130807716 gene encoding receptor-like protein 33, with protein MYIKKFRSMMDIDKSTIGSPSYLEDETSYYIYMYSIKMIVKGKQLDYKKIITSMSTFDMSNNHFEGEIPNSIGMLRALRNLNLSHNLLTGNIPPSIGNLSLLDGLDLSSNRLIGEIPQELVSLTFLEVFNVSYNQLEGPIPRGNNFDTFSSDSYEGNLELCGAPLLECKNNTVVQSLNNDNVEEKTELSMWEVVVIGFGSGTIVGLAWGYYILSVGKPIWLFKLLNKMEWALLDFHDHHFSRIRYNITNFKNSSICNLVYLEILDLSYNKFNGEVPHCLGNTSTQLAVLNLQSNNFKGTIPSTFSTCDLLQYVDFTDNQLEGAIPRSLSKCRNLTVLNLRNNKFKDVFPYWLGSLPSLEVLSLSFNKFHGDITKNLSIIATFPFSNLHILDISNNNFCGKLPFMYMKQFRSMMDDMSTIGSPRYLEYSRDGVYMFSIKMTVKGVELDYKKIITSMSTFDMSNNHFEGEIPNSIGMLRALRNLNLSHNLLTGNIPSSIGNLSLLDGLDLSSNRLIGEIPQELVSLTFLGFFNVSHNQLEGPIPRGNNFDTFSSNLYEGNLELCGAPLLECKNNTVLQSLNNDNVEEKTELSMWDVVVIGFGSGTIVGLAWGYYILLVGKPLWLFKLLNKMEWALLHFHDHHFSRRSRV; from the exons ATGTACATCAAAAAATTTCGTTCCATGATGGATATTGACAAGTCTACTATAGGAAGTCCAAGTTACTTAGAAGATGAAActagttattatatatatatgtactccATCAAGATGATAGTAAAGGGGAAGCAACTGGATTATAAGAAGATAATTACTTCTATGTCAACATTTGATATGTCTAATAATCACTTTGAAGGAGAGATTCCAAATTCTATAGGGATGTTGCGAGCACTTCGAAATCTTAATCTCTCGCATAACCTACTTACCGGAAACATCCCTCCATCCATCGGGAACTTATCATTGTTGGATGGTTTAGACCTATCATCAAATAGGCTTATCGGTGAAATCCCTCAAGAACTTGTTAGTTTAACATTTCTCGAGGTTTTTAATGTTTCATATAATCAACTGGAAGGGCCTATACCCCGTGGTAACAATTTTGATACCTTCTCATCTGATTCGTACGAGGGAAATCTTGAATTGTGTGGAGCACCATTACTTGAATGCAAAAACAATACTGTTGTgcaatctttgaacaatgataatGTGGAAGAAAAAACAGAATTATCGATGTGGGAAGTTGTAGTGATTGGATTTGGAAGTGGTACAATAGTTGGTTTGGCTTGGGGGTACTACATATTGTCAGTGGGGAAGCCTATTTggctttttaaattgttgaacaAGATGGAATGGGCTTTACTTGATTTTCATGACCACCATTTCAGTAGAATAA GATACAATATCACGAATTTTAAAAACTCGTCTATCTGCAACTTGGTTTATCTTGAAATCCTTGATTTATCTTATAACAAGTTTAATGGAGAAGTTCCTCATTGCTTGGGCAATACTAGTACTCAATTAGCTGTACTGAATCtccaatcaaataatttcaagGGCACCATTCCATCAACATTTTCTACTTGTGATTTATTGCAATATGTTGATTTCACTGACAATCAGTTAGAAGGAGCTATACCTAGGTCTTTATCTAAATGTAGAAACCTGACAGTCTTAAATTTGAGgaacaacaaattcaaagatGTATTCCCCTATTGGTTAGGTAGCCTTCCATCTTTAGAGGTTCTTAGCCTATCGTTTAATAAATTTCATGGTGATATAACcaaaaatttatcaataattGCAACATTTCCTTTTTCAAATCTACATATTCTCGACATTTCAAACAATAATTTTTGTGGTAAATTGCCATTCATGTACATGAAACAATTTCGTTCCATGATGGACGACATGTCTACTATAGGAAGTCCAAGGTACTTAGAATATAGTAGAGATGGTGTTTATATGTTCTCCATCAAGATGACAGTAAAGGGGGTGGAACTGGATTATAAGAAGATAATTACTTCTATGTCAACATTTGATATGTCTAATAATCACTTTGAAGGAGAGATTCCAAATTCTATAGGGATGTTGCGAGCACTTCGAAATCTTAATCTCTCGCATAACCTCCTTACCGGAAACATCCCTTCCTCCATCGGGAACTTATCATTGTTGGATGGTTTAGACCTATCATCAAATAGGCTTATCGGTGAAATCCCTCAAGAACTTGTTAGTTTAACATTTCTCGGGTTTTTTAATGTTTCACATAATCAACTGGAAGGGCCTATACCCCGTGGTAACAATTTTGATACCTTCTCATCTAATTTGTACGAGGGAAATCTTGAATTGTGTGGAGCACCATTACTTGAATGCAAAAACAATACGGTTTTgcaatctttgaacaatgataatGTGGAAGAAAAAACAGAATTATCGATGTGGGATGTTGTAGTGATTGGATTTGGAAGTGGTACAATAGTTGGTTTGGCTTGGGGGTACTACATATTGTTAGTAGGGAAGCCTTTATggctttttaaattgttgaacaAGATGGAATGGGCTTTACTTCATTTTCATGACCACCATTTCAGTAGAAGAAGTAGAGTATGA